One part of the Marichromatium purpuratum 984 genome encodes these proteins:
- a CDS encoding cobyrinate a,c-diamide synthase has translation MAHLYLSAPQKSSGKTTLAIGLCRALRERGLAVQPFKKGPDYIDPLWLSQAAGRLCLNLDFNTMDRTEILAAFGRECAGADVALIEGNMGLFDDTALDGANSNAALARTLDAPVVLVVNCQGMGRGIAPLLLGYQTFDPGLRLAGVVLNRVGSARHAAGLVRAVEHYTDLPVLGVIERDAALAIDERHLGLMPSIETASAESTIDTLARRIAEQLDLDQLLTLAESAPAPPAPTPEPTVAPHGAGLRIGIARDAVFGFYYPDDLRTLARAGAELVPFSPLVDAELPAVDALFIGGGFPELRMAELEANRTLRAQIAEFVAAGRPVYAECGGLMYLCAGLHWRGERRAMVGALAAEVMMHPRPQGRGLVRLRETGDHPWPGGGAGRELAAHEFHHSALIAPDPGWRYGFEMMRGSGIDGRHDGVVQQRLLACYSHLRDVGGSGWTGRFLRQVARSLGGP, from the coding sequence ATGGCCCATCTCTATCTCTCCGCGCCGCAGAAGTCCTCGGGCAAGACCACGCTCGCCATCGGTCTGTGTCGCGCCCTGCGCGAGCGTGGTCTGGCGGTACAGCCGTTCAAGAAGGGACCCGACTACATCGACCCGCTGTGGCTGAGCCAGGCGGCCGGGCGCCTCTGTCTCAACCTCGATTTCAACACCATGGATCGCACCGAGATCCTCGCGGCCTTTGGGCGCGAGTGCGCCGGCGCCGATGTGGCGCTGATCGAGGGCAACATGGGGCTGTTCGACGACACCGCGCTCGACGGTGCCAACAGCAACGCCGCGCTCGCCCGCACGCTCGACGCGCCGGTGGTGCTGGTGGTCAACTGCCAGGGTATGGGGCGCGGCATCGCGCCCCTGCTGCTTGGCTACCAGACCTTCGACCCCGGGCTGCGGCTTGCCGGGGTGGTGCTCAACCGGGTCGGCTCGGCGCGCCACGCCGCCGGGCTGGTGCGCGCCGTCGAGCACTACACCGACCTGCCGGTGCTCGGGGTGATCGAGCGCGACGCCGCGCTCGCCATCGACGAGCGCCATCTCGGGTTGATGCCGAGCATCGAGACGGCGAGCGCCGAGTCGACCATCGACACTCTGGCGCGGCGGATCGCCGAGCAGCTCGATCTCGATCAGCTGCTGACGCTCGCCGAGTCGGCCCCGGCGCCGCCTGCGCCGACGCCCGAGCCGACGGTGGCGCCGCACGGCGCCGGGCTGCGTATCGGCATCGCCCGCGACGCGGTGTTCGGGTTCTACTACCCCGACGACCTGCGCACGCTCGCCCGCGCCGGTGCCGAACTGGTGCCTTTCAGTCCGCTGGTCGATGCCGAGCTGCCGGCGGTCGATGCGCTGTTCATCGGCGGCGGCTTCCCCGAGCTGCGGATGGCCGAGCTGGAGGCCAATCGTACGCTGCGCGCCCAGATCGCCGAGTTCGTCGCCGCGGGTCGGCCGGTCTATGCCGAGTGCGGCGGGCTGATGTATCTCTGCGCCGGACTGCACTGGCGCGGCGAGCGCCGCGCCATGGTCGGGGCGCTCGCCGCCGAGGTGATGATGCACCCGCGCCCGCAGGGCCGGGGGTTGGTGCGGTTGCGCGAGACCGGGGATCATCCCTGGCCCGGTGGCGGGGCGGGGCGCGAGCTGGCCGCGCACGAGTTCCATCACTCGGCGCTGATCGCGCCCGACCCGGGCTGGCGCTATGGCTTCGAGATGATGCGCGGCAGCGGCATCGACGGTCGGCACGACGGCGTGGTACAGCAACGGCTGCTCGCCTGCTACAGTCATCTGCGCGACGTCGGCGGCAGCGGCTGGACCGGGCGCTTCCTGCGACAGGTCGCCCGCAGTCTCGGCGGGCCCTAG
- the dsrO gene encoding sulfate reduction electron transfer complex DsrMKJOP subunit DsrO, with amino-acid sequence MSEQRAEIDRERRRLLGAAAGAGAALAAPAVVVRALETTPRDNPADGRVRWGLAIDTAKCAAGCTACVDACAHENGLDLQRPPEGATPADWAAQRAVWVRKVRLRDDQTGRETNLPLMCQHCEHPPCVDVCPTGASFKRADGIVMVDRHTCIGCRYCMMACPYKARSFIHEALSDQLSHVPRGKGCVESCNLCVHRRDFGIPSTACAEACAETGHGAILFGDLADPDSAISRFLASEPTRQIREDLALNTGVRYAGV; translated from the coding sequence ATGAGCGAACAACGAGCGGAGATCGATCGGGAGCGGCGTCGGCTGCTCGGGGCGGCGGCCGGCGCCGGGGCGGCGCTGGCCGCGCCGGCGGTGGTGGTGCGCGCGCTCGAGACCACCCCGCGTGACAACCCGGCCGACGGCCGGGTGCGCTGGGGGCTGGCGATCGACACGGCCAAGTGTGCCGCGGGCTGTACGGCCTGTGTCGATGCCTGCGCCCATGAGAACGGGCTCGACCTGCAGCGCCCGCCCGAGGGGGCGACGCCCGCCGACTGGGCGGCGCAGCGCGCGGTGTGGGTCCGCAAGGTCCGGCTGCGCGACGACCAGACCGGGCGCGAGACCAACCTGCCGCTGATGTGCCAGCACTGCGAGCATCCGCCCTGTGTCGACGTCTGTCCCACCGGCGCCTCCTTCAAGCGCGCCGATGGCATCGTCATGGTCGACCGTCACACCTGCATCGGTTGTCGCTACTGCATGATGGCCTGCCCCTACAAGGCGCGCAGCTTCATCCACGAGGCGCTGAGCGATCAGCTCAGTCATGTGCCGCGTGGCAAGGGCTGTGTCGAGAGCTGCAATCTCTGCGTCCACCGGCGCGACTTCGGCATCCCCTCGACGGCCTGTGCCGAGGCCTGCGCCGAGACCGGACACGGCGCCATCCTGTTCGGCGACCTGGCCGACCCGGACAGCGCCATCAGTCGGTTCCTCGCCAGCGAGCCGACCCGCCAGATCCGCGAGGACCTGGCGCTCAATACCGGGGTGCGCTATGCCGGCGTCTGA
- a CDS encoding RNA-binding S4 domain-containing protein, whose product MSAGDARALDSLRLDKWLWAARFFKTRQLAVEAINGGKVHVEGQRAKPGRTIRPGNRLEIHKGALTWEIEVVAIDRQRRGATEAATLYVEDEASRLRRQALVHERRERGETHDRRGRPTKRDRRQIHRFTDPTHGQE is encoded by the coding sequence ATGAGCGCCGGCGACGCCCGGGCGCTCGACAGCCTGCGACTCGACAAGTGGCTGTGGGCGGCGCGCTTTTTCAAGACCCGCCAGCTCGCCGTCGAGGCGATCAACGGCGGCAAGGTCCATGTCGAGGGGCAGCGCGCCAAGCCCGGACGCACCATCCGTCCCGGCAACCGGCTGGAAATCCACAAGGGCGCCCTGACCTGGGAGATCGAGGTGGTGGCGATCGATCGTCAGCGTCGTGGCGCGACCGAGGCCGCCACCCTCTATGTCGAGGATGAGGCCAGCCGGCTGCGCCGTCAGGCGCTGGTGCACGAACGGCGCGAGCGCGGCGAGACCCACGACCGGCGCGGGCGCCCCACCAAGCGCGACCGACGGCAGATCCACCGCTTCACCGACCCGACCCACGGGCAGGAGTGA
- a CDS encoding HesB/IscA family protein, whose translation MFRLTTAAARQVLEAARQGGTEGLALRLAAHQGPDGGIDYRMGFDEVGEEDIRFQTEGIEVCMAPEHVPLLDEATMDYVELEPGQFHFIFLNPRDPHYQPPAED comes from the coding sequence ATGTTCAGACTCACCACGGCGGCTGCCCGACAGGTGCTCGAGGCGGCCAGACAGGGCGGGACCGAAGGGTTGGCGCTACGGCTCGCCGCGCACCAGGGACCCGATGGCGGGATCGACTACCGCATGGGCTTCGACGAGGTCGGCGAGGAAGATATCCGCTTCCAGACCGAGGGGATCGAGGTCTGCATGGCGCCCGAGCACGTGCCGCTGCTCGATGAGGCGACCATGGACTATGTCGAGCTGGAACCGGGCCAGTTCCACTTCATCTTCCTCAACCCCAGGGATCCGCACTATCAGCCACCCGCCGAGGATTGA
- the nrfD gene encoding NrfD/PsrC family molybdoenzyme membrane anchor subunit, which produces MKRIVYREWRLAPARYWGILGVLALMVGAGLLAFAYMEHEGHWVTGMNNAVVWGTPHVFAVFLIIASSGALNIASIGSVFRKPIYKPLGRLSGLLAMALLAGGLMVLVLDLGRPERLVVALTTYNFKSIFAWNIFLYTGFMAIVIAYLWSMADRKGDPFIRPLGTFALVWRLALTTGTGSIFGFLVARQAYDAAILGPMFVAMSFAYGLALFVLVLMFGFAEDRRPIGARMLRRLKNLLAVFVLAVLYFTLVYHLTSAYGAKDQGFEGWLLFGGGVYTFLFWVGWILLGSLVPLGILFHPVRGAEAAWVAAACVLVILGGLAALAVVIIASQAYPLQLFPGKTILESGFLDGVGGQPAPYHPTLPELLLGFGGVGLALLITAVGVRVLQFLPESLADEVLPIDEETIEQPVAKAA; this is translated from the coding sequence ATGAAGCGAATCGTCTATCGCGAATGGCGTCTCGCCCCGGCGCGCTACTGGGGCATCCTCGGCGTGCTCGCCCTGATGGTGGGTGCCGGGCTGCTCGCCTTCGCCTACATGGAGCACGAGGGACACTGGGTCACCGGGATGAACAACGCGGTGGTCTGGGGCACGCCGCACGTGTTCGCGGTGTTCCTCATCATCGCCTCGTCCGGGGCGCTCAACATCGCCTCGATCGGCAGCGTTTTCCGCAAGCCGATCTACAAGCCGCTGGGGCGGCTCTCGGGGCTGCTGGCGATGGCCCTGCTCGCCGGCGGGCTGATGGTGCTGGTGCTCGACCTGGGACGCCCGGAGCGTCTGGTCGTCGCGCTCACCACCTACAACTTCAAGTCGATCTTCGCCTGGAACATCTTCCTCTACACCGGCTTCATGGCGATCGTGATCGCCTATCTGTGGAGCATGGCCGACCGCAAGGGCGATCCCTTTATCCGTCCTCTCGGTACCTTCGCGCTGGTCTGGCGTCTGGCGCTGACCACCGGCACCGGCTCCATCTTCGGCTTCCTGGTGGCCCGTCAGGCCTATGACGCGGCGATCCTCGGTCCGATGTTCGTGGCCATGTCCTTCGCCTACGGACTGGCGCTGTTCGTGCTCGTGCTGATGTTCGGCTTTGCCGAGGACCGGCGCCCGATCGGTGCGCGGATGCTGCGGCGGTTGAAGAACCTGTTGGCGGTGTTCGTGCTCGCCGTGCTCTATTTCACCCTGGTCTATCACCTCACCAGCGCCTATGGTGCCAAGGACCAGGGGTTCGAGGGCTGGCTGCTGTTCGGCGGCGGGGTCTACACCTTCCTCTTCTGGGTCGGCTGGATCCTGCTCGGTTCGTTGGTGCCGCTCGGTATCCTCTTCCACCCGGTGCGCGGCGCCGAGGCCGCCTGGGTCGCCGCCGCCTGCGTGCTGGTGATCCTCGGCGGTCTGGCCGCGCTCGCGGTGGTGATCATCGCCAGCCAGGCCTATCCGTTGCAGCTCTTCCCCGGCAAGACCATCCTCGAGTCCGGCTTCCTCGACGGTGTCGGTGGTCAGCCGGCGCCCTATCATCCGACCCTGCCGGAGCTGCTGCTCGGGTTCGGCGGGGTGGGGCTGGCGTTGCTGATCACCGCCGTCGGGGTGCGGGTGCTGCAGTTCCTCCCCGAGTCGCTCGCCGACGAGGTGTTGCCGATCGACGAGGAGACCATCGAGCAGCCGGTCGCCAAGGCCGCCTGA
- the lptF gene encoding LPS export ABC transporter permease LptF — MLGIVDRYVLREVTKVFLAIVLTLALIVASMLLLRTFEEVNVGALSVTLVFRFLGYQLVRDASSLLPPAFFLAALVTLSRLARDSELIAMHACGLGPSRTYRALLLLAVPVAALTAWFALVLQPWAATGIQDIRMQQKEQAAQIAGLQPGRFYVEEEGDVVVYIGAIDRHRSLGDVFLLDRRGGTNRMVVSEGGVHRLEEVSGDHLVTLTSGYRFDGNPGEAAFMIGDFDAYEIRIRAKERAARARGKRSTVPTSELRVATDLADRVEFEHRLGAPLAIFTLAVLAIPLVAVSPRQSSTGRLALAFLAYFSFFNFQRLAEGWLEDGVTPLWLTSQWYQLLILAVVYLALLPDSLWARRVFGRWRRAPR; from the coding sequence ATGCTCGGAATCGTCGATCGCTATGTGCTGCGCGAGGTGACCAAGGTCTTCCTGGCCATCGTGCTGACGCTCGCGTTGATCGTCGCCAGCATGTTGTTGCTGCGCACCTTCGAGGAGGTCAACGTCGGCGCGCTGAGCGTGACCCTGGTGTTCCGCTTCCTCGGCTATCAGCTGGTGCGCGATGCCTCCAGCCTGTTGCCCCCGGCCTTCTTCCTCGCCGCGCTGGTCACCCTCAGCCGCTTGGCGCGCGACAGCGAGCTGATCGCCATGCACGCCTGCGGGCTCGGTCCCTCGCGCACCTATCGCGCGCTGCTGCTGCTCGCCGTTCCGGTCGCTGCGCTCACCGCCTGGTTCGCCCTGGTGCTCCAACCCTGGGCGGCCACCGGCATCCAGGACATCCGCATGCAGCAGAAGGAGCAGGCGGCGCAGATCGCCGGGCTGCAGCCGGGACGCTTCTATGTCGAGGAAGAGGGCGATGTGGTGGTCTATATCGGCGCGATCGACCGCCATCGCTCGCTCGGTGACGTCTTCCTGCTCGATCGGCGCGGTGGCACCAACCGCATGGTGGTCAGCGAGGGTGGGGTGCACCGGCTCGAGGAGGTCAGCGGCGACCATCTGGTCACCCTCACCAGTGGCTATCGCTTCGACGGCAACCCCGGAGAGGCGGCCTTCATGATCGGCGACTTCGATGCCTACGAGATCCGTATCCGCGCCAAAGAGCGCGCTGCGCGCGCGCGCGGCAAGCGCTCGACGGTCCCGACCTCGGAGTTGCGCGTCGCCACCGACCTGGCCGATCGGGTCGAGTTCGAGCACCGTCTGGGCGCGCCGCTGGCGATCTTCACCCTGGCGGTGCTGGCGATCCCACTGGTGGCGGTCTCGCCGCGTCAGAGTTCGACTGGACGCCTGGCGCTCGCCTTCCTCGCCTATTTCAGCTTCTTCAATTTTCAGCGTCTCGCCGAGGGCTGGCTCGAGGACGGCGTCACCCCGCTGTGGCTGACCAGTCAGTGGTATCAGCTGCTGATCCTCGCCGTCGTCTATCTCGCGCTGCTCCCCGACAGCCTGTGGGCGCGTCGGGTGTTCGGGCGCTGGCGCCGCGCGCCGCGCTGA
- the pepN gene encoding aminopeptidase N — translation MYRNNPHPVHLKDYRPPEFLIETVDLCFELDADRTRVEARLALRRNPAATRGDGDLRLDGEQLELESVAIDDQLLTPAEYRVESESLIIHRVPDRFTLTTRVTISPSQNTALEGLYQSGDMLCTQCEAEGFRRITYFLDRPDVMARFTTTLIADTERYPVLLANGNPAEQRTLDDGRQLARWVDPFPKPCYLFALIAGDLRAVEDRFTTASGREVALRIYVEPHNLDKCDHAMRSLKQSMRWDEARYGREYDLDIFMIVAVSHFNMGAMENKGLNVFNDKYVLARPDTATDQDFQGIEGVIAHEYFHNWTGNRITCRDWFQLSLKEGFTVYRDQEFSADMGSRGVKRIADVRLLRAHQFAEDASPMAHPVRPESYIEINNFYTVTVYEKGAELVRMQAALLGPERFRRATDLYFERHDGQAVTTDDFVRCMEDASGCDLGQFRRWYSQAGTPVLEIEGHHDAESATYRLRVRQHTPSTPGQPEKAPLHLPLALALLDAEGRELALRLDGEDEAAPAGTRVLELREAEQCFTFVDVPEPPVPSLLRGFSAPVRLRFDYSDVELMFLMAHDGDGFNRWDAAQTLMQRLLLRLVEDPAAVIPESFFAAFAQALDDRAGDPALLAEVLTLPAESYLGDQLAVVDVDGIHRARCTLERAIGARLRDQLLAVHAAHDDAGPYRLTPEAIGARALKNRALGYLLAAGDAEGLARCIAQFEAARNMTDCISALRLLVDHGGEAGLEALSSFHTRWSGEPLVLDKWFSVQATSPRPDTLARVERLMRDPDFSLRNPNRVRSLIGAFCNANPVRFHAADGSGYRFLADRVLELDPLNPQVAARLMRALVRWRRFDAARQALMRAEIERVLAAEALSRDVYEVAAKALEE, via the coding sequence ATGTATCGTAACAACCCGCACCCTGTCCATCTCAAGGATTATCGTCCACCCGAGTTCCTGATCGAGACCGTCGATCTGTGCTTCGAACTCGACGCCGACCGGACCCGGGTCGAGGCGCGTCTGGCGCTGCGTCGCAACCCCGCCGCCACCCGCGGCGACGGCGACCTGCGGCTCGACGGCGAACAGCTCGAACTCGAGTCGGTGGCCATCGACGACCAGCTGCTGACCCCGGCGGAGTATCGGGTCGAGTCCGAGTCGCTGATCATTCACCGCGTCCCCGACCGCTTCACCCTCACCACCCGGGTGACGATCAGCCCGAGCCAGAACACCGCGCTCGAGGGGCTCTACCAGTCCGGCGACATGCTTTGCACCCAGTGCGAGGCCGAGGGCTTCCGTCGGATCACCTACTTCCTCGATCGCCCCGACGTGATGGCACGCTTCACCACCACGCTGATCGCCGATACCGAGCGCTACCCGGTGCTGCTCGCCAACGGCAACCCGGCCGAGCAGCGCACCCTCGACGACGGTCGCCAGCTGGCGCGCTGGGTCGATCCCTTCCCCAAGCCCTGCTATCTGTTCGCGCTCATCGCCGGCGACCTGCGCGCGGTCGAGGACCGCTTCACCACCGCCTCCGGGCGCGAGGTGGCGCTGCGCATCTATGTCGAGCCGCACAACCTCGACAAGTGCGACCACGCGATGCGCTCGCTCAAGCAGTCGATGCGCTGGGACGAGGCGCGCTACGGGCGTGAGTACGACCTCGACATCTTCATGATCGTCGCCGTCAGCCACTTCAACATGGGCGCGATGGAGAACAAGGGGCTCAACGTCTTCAACGACAAGTACGTGCTCGCCCGTCCCGACACCGCCACCGACCAGGACTTCCAGGGCATCGAGGGGGTGATCGCCCACGAGTATTTCCACAACTGGACCGGCAACCGCATCACCTGTCGCGACTGGTTTCAGCTCAGTCTCAAGGAGGGCTTCACCGTCTATCGCGACCAGGAGTTCTCCGCCGACATGGGCTCGCGCGGGGTCAAGCGCATCGCCGACGTGCGCCTGCTGCGCGCCCACCAGTTCGCCGAGGACGCCAGCCCCATGGCCCACCCGGTGCGCCCCGAGTCCTATATCGAGATCAACAACTTCTACACCGTCACCGTCTACGAGAAAGGCGCCGAGCTGGTACGGATGCAGGCCGCGCTGCTCGGTCCCGAGCGCTTCCGGCGCGCCACCGATCTCTATTTCGAGCGCCACGACGGCCAGGCGGTGACCACGGACGATTTCGTGCGCTGCATGGAGGACGCCAGCGGCTGCGATCTCGGTCAGTTCCGTCGCTGGTACAGCCAGGCCGGCACCCCGGTGCTCGAGATCGAGGGTCATCACGACGCCGAATCGGCGACCTATCGGCTGCGGGTGCGTCAGCACACCCCGTCGACCCCGGGTCAGCCGGAGAAGGCGCCGCTGCACCTGCCGCTGGCCCTGGCGCTGCTCGATGCCGAGGGGCGCGAGCTGGCGCTGCGTCTCGACGGTGAGGACGAGGCGGCGCCCGCCGGTACCCGGGTGCTGGAGCTGCGCGAGGCCGAGCAGTGCTTCACCTTCGTCGATGTCCCCGAGCCGCCGGTGCCCTCGCTGCTGCGCGGATTCAGCGCTCCGGTACGGCTGCGCTTCGACTACAGCGATGTCGAGCTGATGTTCCTGATGGCCCACGACGGCGACGGCTTCAACCGCTGGGATGCGGCCCAGACGCTGATGCAGCGGTTGCTGCTGCGGTTGGTCGAGGATCCCGCCGCGGTGATCCCCGAGTCCTTCTTCGCCGCCTTCGCCCAGGCGCTCGACGATCGCGCCGGCGATCCGGCGCTGCTCGCCGAGGTGCTGACCCTGCCCGCCGAGTCCTATCTCGGCGATCAGCTGGCGGTGGTCGACGTCGACGGTATCCATCGCGCCCGTTGTACCCTGGAGCGGGCCATCGGCGCGCGGTTGCGCGATCAGCTGCTGGCGGTCCACGCCGCGCATGACGACGCCGGCCCCTATCGCCTCACCCCCGAGGCGATCGGTGCGCGGGCGCTGAAGAACCGCGCCCTGGGCTATCTGCTCGCCGCCGGCGACGCCGAGGGGCTGGCGCGCTGCATCGCTCAGTTCGAGGCTGCGCGCAACATGACCGACTGCATCAGCGCGCTGCGCCTGCTGGTCGACCATGGCGGCGAGGCCGGACTGGAGGCGCTGAGCAGCTTCCACACCCGCTGGTCGGGCGAGCCGCTGGTGCTCGACAAGTGGTTCAGCGTCCAGGCCACCAGCCCACGGCCCGATACCCTGGCGCGGGTCGAGCGGCTGATGCGCGACCCCGACTTCTCGCTGCGCAACCCCAATCGTGTGCGCAGCCTGATCGGCGCCTTCTGCAACGCCAACCCGGTGCGCTTCCACGCCGCCGACGGCAGCGGCTATCGCTTCCTCGCCGATCGCGTGCTCGAACTCGATCCGCTCAACCCCCAGGTCGCCGCGCGGCTGATGCGCGCGCTGGTGCGCTGGCGGCGCTTCGATGCCGCTCGCCAGGCGCTGATGCGTGCCGAGATCGAGCGCGTGCTCGCCGCCGAAGCGCTCTCGCGCGACGTCTACGAGGTCGCGGCCAAGGCGCTCGAGGAGTGA
- the grxC gene encoding glutaredoxin 3, protein MPRVTLYTTQTCPYCIRARRLLERKGVAYEEIDINDDPAQRAVMIERSGRHTVPQIFIGERHIGGYDDMAELDVCGDLDPLLAA, encoded by the coding sequence ATGCCCCGAGTCACCCTCTACACCACCCAGACCTGTCCCTACTGCATCCGTGCCCGCCGCCTGCTCGAGCGCAAGGGCGTCGCCTACGAGGAGATCGACATCAACGACGACCCGGCACAGCGCGCGGTGATGATCGAGCGCAGCGGTCGCCACACGGTGCCGCAGATCTTCATCGGCGAGCGTCATATCGGCGGCTATGACGACATGGCCGAACTCGACGTCTGCGGCGACCTCGATCCGCTGCTGGCGGCATGA
- a CDS encoding zinc ribbon domain-containing protein YjdM produces the protein MSDYPRCPRCESENTYSDGMLYICPDCAHEWSMHEEETEEQAEAGVRDANGNLLADGDTVVVIKDLKVKGSSSPLKVGTKIKNIRLVDGDHEVDCKTDLGNLMLKACYLRKA, from the coding sequence ATGTCCGATTACCCGCGTTGCCCTCGGTGTGAGAGCGAGAACACCTATTCCGACGGCATGCTCTACATCTGTCCCGATTGCGCCCACGAGTGGTCGATGCATGAGGAGGAGACGGAGGAGCAGGCCGAGGCCGGGGTGCGCGACGCCAACGGCAACCTGCTCGCCGACGGCGATACCGTGGTGGTGATCAAGGACCTCAAGGTCAAGGGCAGCTCCTCGCCGCTGAAGGTCGGCACCAAGATCAAGAACATCCGCCTGGTCGACGGCGACCACGAGGTCGACTGCAAGACCGATCTCGGCAACCTGATGCTCAAGGCCTGCTATCTGCGCAAGGCCTGA